A genomic region of Tissierella sp. contains the following coding sequences:
- a CDS encoding ABC-F family ATP-binding cassette domain-containing protein — MLVLSCSNITKSYIIETILDSLSFTVEDGDKIGVIGLNGSGKTTLFNILAGEITQDSGEIYIQKGMKIGYLKQHTKIESEKNIFDECLEVFESLIKMEERLRSFEHEISIEGEKGESEILTTLMDEYASLSEKFVSLNGYGYKSEIRGILKGLGFKDEDFDKEVNILSGGQKSRLSLAKLLLEKPNILLLDEPTNHLDIDAISWLEKFLKDYKGASLIISHDRYFLDNVANRIFHIENLKLNIYNTNYTNFMIRRKKDMEIYKKHFEDQQREIKRQEEIIQRFKAYGGERYHGLAQSRQKMLDKMKLLAKPTGDQKRSRIKFEPKIKSGRDVLKVENLEKTFGELRLLDNINFNIYRGEKVGLIGANGIGKTTLFKIVLGQIEKDAGKIEIGHHVVSGYFDQEMSKLNLNKTIIDEIWDENPTFDYYQIRTILSQFMFIGDDIFKEISDLSGGEKGRLSLMKLMLSNANLLLMDEPTNHLDIDSKEVLEEAILDYEGTLFVISHDRYFLNRVSTKILELTKEGIKEYLGNYDYYIEKKNEVLYEEDEDDGKTKTQIKMEKKKEKEILKEEKSKRKEIINLEEKISEKEIELEDIDKELCDPSIYETPEKIVELTKKREDIQNNLDKLYNEWISLTEA, encoded by the coding sequence ATGTTAGTCCTTTCATGTAGCAATATAACTAAATCATATATAATAGAAACTATTTTAGATAGTCTTAGCTTTACTGTAGAAGATGGAGATAAAATAGGAGTAATTGGCCTAAATGGCTCAGGTAAAACTACTCTTTTTAATATATTAGCTGGAGAAATCACCCAGGATAGTGGCGAAATATATATCCAAAAAGGAATGAAAATTGGATATTTAAAACAACATACTAAAATAGAATCTGAAAAGAATATCTTCGATGAATGCTTAGAAGTCTTTGAATCTCTTATTAAAATGGAGGAAAGATTGAGAAGCTTTGAGCACGAAATATCTATTGAAGGAGAAAAAGGTGAATCCGAAATACTAACTACCTTGATGGATGAATATGCCTCTCTATCAGAAAAATTTGTATCTTTAAATGGCTATGGATATAAATCAGAGATTAGAGGAATTTTAAAGGGCCTAGGCTTTAAGGATGAGGACTTTGATAAAGAAGTAAATATCCTTAGTGGAGGACAAAAATCTCGTTTATCTTTGGCTAAGCTGCTTTTAGAAAAACCAAATATTCTTCTATTGGATGAGCCTACAAACCACTTAGATATAGATGCCATAAGCTGGTTAGAGAAGTTTTTAAAGGATTATAAAGGTGCAAGCTTAATAATCTCCCATGATAGATATTTCTTAGACAATGTAGCAAATCGAATATTCCATATAGAAAACTTAAAGCTAAATATTTATAACACTAATTATACTAATTTTATGATTAGAAGAAAAAAAGATATGGAAATATATAAGAAGCATTTTGAAGATCAACAAAGGGAAATAAAACGACAAGAGGAAATAATCCAAAGATTTAAGGCTTATGGTGGAGAAAGATATCACGGTCTTGCCCAAAGCAGACAAAAAATGCTGGATAAAATGAAGCTATTGGCCAAGCCAACTGGTGATCAAAAAAGAAGCAGAATTAAATTTGAACCAAAGATTAAATCAGGTAGAGATGTTCTAAAAGTTGAAAACCTAGAAAAGACCTTTGGGGAATTAAGATTATTAGATAACATCAATTTTAATATTTATAGAGGCGAAAAGGTTGGACTTATTGGTGCTAATGGTATTGGTAAAACTACTCTGTTTAAAATTGTCCTAGGGCAAATTGAAAAAGATGCTGGCAAAATAGAAATCGGTCATCATGTGGTATCAGGTTATTTTGATCAGGAAATGTCTAAGCTTAACCTAAATAAAACCATCATAGATGAAATATGGGATGAAAATCCCACATTTGATTATTATCAAATTAGAACCATACTTAGTCAATTTATGTTCATTGGCGATGATATATTTAAGGAAATATCAGACCTTAGCGGTGGTGAAAAAGGAAGACTTTCACTAATGAAGCTAATGCTTTCAAATGCTAATCTCTTGCTTATGGATGAGCCTACTAACCATTTAGATATAGATTCTAAGGAAGTACTAGAAGAAGCTATACTAGACTATGAAGGTACTCTCTTTGTTATATCCCATGATAGATATTTTTTAAATAGAGTAAGTACTAAAATACTTGAGTTAACTAAGGAAGGAATAAAAGAATATCTTGGCAATTATGATTATTATATAGAGAAAAAGAATGAAGTTCTATATGAAGAAGACGAAGATGATGGTAAAACAAAAACTCAAATTAAAATGGAAAAGAAAAAAGAAAAGGAAATATTAAAGGAAGAAAAATCTAAACGAAAAGAAATAATTAACTTAGAAGAAAAAATCTCCGAAAAAGAAATAGAGTTAGAAGATATAGATAAAGAATTATGTGATCCTTCGATATATGAAACACCTGAGAAAATTGTCGAATTGACGAAGAAAAGAGAGGATATTCAAAATAATCTAGATAAGCTATATAATGAATGGATTTCCTTAACTGAAGCATAG
- the tsaD gene encoding tRNA (adenosine(37)-N6)-threonylcarbamoyltransferase complex transferase subunit TsaD → MLTLAIETSCDETSCAVIKDGREVLSNIISSQIEIHRKFGGVVPEIASRKHIESINPIIQEALDEANVAFKDIDLVGVTQGPGLVGALLIGISTAKAIAYGLNKPLIGVNHIEGHVCANYIEFKELEPPFACLIVSGGHTYLVQVNGYTDYELIGRTRDDAAGEAFDKVARALGLPYPGGPLIDKLSMTGNKDAIEFPRVMLEPKSYDFSFSGLKTAVLNYLNQKDQKGEEIVVADVAASFQQAVLDVLVDKSFRLARERNMNKIVIAGGVAANQGLRTMMEDRGKKEKIEIFYPSRTLCTDNAAMIGSAAYFNYIEGKSSDLDLNVVPNLDLK, encoded by the coding sequence ATGTTGACATTAGCCATAGAGACTTCTTGTGATGAGACTTCCTGTGCTGTAATTAAAGATGGTAGGGAAGTTTTATCAAATATTATATCCTCTCAAATAGAGATTCATAGAAAATTTGGAGGAGTAGTGCCAGAGATAGCCTCTAGAAAGCATATAGAAAGTATCAATCCAATTATCCAAGAGGCCTTGGATGAAGCAAATGTAGCTTTTAAAGATATAGATCTTGTAGGTGTAACTCAAGGGCCAGGTCTTGTGGGAGCTTTATTAATAGGAATATCCACAGCAAAGGCCATCGCTTATGGACTAAATAAGCCATTAATTGGTGTTAACCATATAGAAGGTCATGTCTGTGCAAATTACATTGAATTTAAGGAACTGGAGCCTCCATTTGCCTGTTTAATCGTATCAGGTGGACATACTTATTTAGTCCAAGTAAATGGATATACAGATTATGAACTAATAGGTCGAACAAGAGATGATGCTGCTGGGGAAGCCTTTGACAAAGTAGCCAGAGCTTTGGGTCTACCTTATCCTGGAGGACCTTTAATAGATAAACTATCTATGACTGGAAATAAAGATGCTATTGAGTTTCCAAGGGTAATGTTAGAGCCAAAGTCCTATGACTTTAGCTTTAGTGGACTTAAAACAGCAGTCCTAAATTATCTAAATCAAAAGGATCAAAAAGGTGAAGAAATAGTAGTCGCTGATGTTGCGGCATCTTTTCAACAGGCTGTATTAGATGTACTTGTGGATAAGTCCTTTAGATTGGCTCGTGAAAGAAATATGAATAAGATTGTAATAGCAGGTGGAGTAGCTGCAAATCAAGGTCTCAGGACTATGATGGAAGATAGAGGAAAAAAAGAAAAGATAGAAATATTCTATCCTTCTAGAACTTTATGTACAGACAATGCAGCTATGATTGGATCAGCAGCCTACTTCAATTACATTGAAGGAAAGTCATCTGACTTGGATTTAAATGTAGTGCCAAATTTAGACTTGAAATGA
- the rimI gene encoding ribosomal protein S18-alanine N-acetyltransferase, whose product MSITVRGMEEKDLDRVMEIEAGAFTTPWSRESFTLEITKNQLAKYIVAEMDNLVVGYGGIWLIIDEGHITNIAADVHYRRIGVGDKLVEGLINICIERGIDSMTLEVRESNIAAQNLYKKYGFVEAGVRPKYYADDNEDAIIMWKNL is encoded by the coding sequence ATGAGTATTACTGTACGAGGCATGGAAGAGAAGGATTTAGATAGAGTAATGGAAATAGAGGCAGGGGCATTTACCACTCCTTGGTCCAGAGAATCCTTCACATTAGAAATTACAAAAAATCAGTTGGCAAAATATATTGTAGCTGAAATGGATAATCTTGTAGTAGGCTATGGTGGTATTTGGCTTATTATAGATGAAGGTCATATAACCAATATCGCTGCAGATGTTCATTATAGAAGAATAGGAGTAGGGGACAAATTAGTAGAGGGCTTGATTAATATATGTATAGAAAGAGGCATTGATTCAATGACTTTAGAGGTTAGGGAATCAAACATTGCTGCCCAAAATTTATATAAAAAGTATGGTTTTGTTGAAGCAGGAGTTAGACCGAAATATTATGCAGATGATAATGAAGATGCAATAATTATGTGGAAAAATTTATAG
- the tsaB gene encoding tRNA (adenosine(37)-N6)-threonylcarbamoyltransferase complex dimerization subunit type 1 TsaB, with protein sequence MKILALDTSTLMATCAVIDGDKVLGEYSLNQDMSHSEKLVPMIKTILDGLGLNIADIDLYGVAIGPGSFTGLRIGAATVKGFAHLFNKPLIGISTLEGLAFNLAYNEIIVPMIDARRDRVYTGIYTWEDGSIKTIMEDDVIAINDLMIILDKYEKIIVNGEGSLVYKEIIKSSLKDKVSFSTISQNSCRATSIGELALIKYNEGHRDNYYTLIPDYLRKTQAERELNEREQK encoded by the coding sequence TTGAAGATATTAGCTTTAGATACATCAACTTTAATGGCAACATGTGCAGTAATAGATGGAGATAAGGTATTGGGAGAGTATTCTCTAAATCAGGATATGAGCCATTCAGAGAAATTAGTTCCCATGATAAAGACAATCCTAGATGGCTTAGGTCTAAATATTGCTGATATAGATTTATATGGTGTTGCAATAGGGCCGGGTTCTTTCACAGGCCTTAGAATTGGAGCTGCAACAGTAAAAGGATTTGCTCATTTATTTAATAAGCCCCTAATAGGCATATCTACACTGGAGGGACTAGCATTTAACCTAGCATATAATGAGATTATTGTTCCTATGATAGATGCCAGAAGAGATAGGGTATATACAGGAATCTATACTTGGGAAGATGGTAGTATTAAGACCATAATGGAAGATGATGTAATTGCGATTAATGATTTGATGATAATCTTAGATAAATATGAGAAGATAATAGTAAATGGTGAAGGAAGCTTAGTGTATAAGGAAATAATTAAATCCTCCCTAAAGGATAAAGTAAGCTTTTCTACTATTAGCCAAAATTCTTGTAGAGCTACAAGTATAGGAGAGTTGGCCCTCATAAAATACAATGAAGGGCATAGAGATAATTATTATACTCTAATACCGGATTATTTACGGAAAACACAGGCAGAGAGAGAATTAAACGAAAGGGAGCAAAAGTAA
- the tsaE gene encoding tRNA (adenosine(37)-N6)-threonylcarbamoyltransferase complex ATPase subunit type 1 TsaE, which yields MEIILNGLEETKEFGIKLGSLLEGGDILCLNGDLGAGKTTLTKSIGLGLGVTDYITSPTFALINEYTGRNPIYHFDVYRLENVEDLYDLGFDEYFYSKGVSIIEWAEKIERFLPKERIVLDIEKGKDIDARVINITGYGNRYIEILKELEKD from the coding sequence TTGGAGATAATATTAAATGGTTTAGAAGAAACTAAGGAATTTGGTATTAAATTAGGCAGCTTATTAGAAGGTGGGGATATTCTTTGCCTTAATGGAGACTTAGGTGCAGGGAAGACTACTTTGACCAAGTCCATAGGCCTAGGTCTTGGAGTAACTGATTATATAACTAGTCCTACATTTGCCTTAATCAATGAATATACTGGAAGAAATCCAATTTATCATTTTGATGTATATAGATTAGAGAATGTAGAAGATCTTTATGATTTAGGTTTTGATGAATATTTTTATTCTAAGGGTGTATCAATCATAGAATGGGCAGAGAAAATTGAGAGATTTTTACCTAAAGAAAGAATTGTTCTTGATATAGAAAAGGGTAAAGATATAGATGCAAGGGTAATAAATATTACAGGATATGGTAATAGATATATAGAGATACTTAAGGAGTTGGAGAAAGATTGA
- the recQ gene encoding DNA helicase RecQ, with protein sequence MDINMALKSYFGYTEFKEGQEKIVKAILDGKDVLGIMPTGGGKSLCYQLPAILLDGITIVVSPLIALMKDQVDSLNEIGISGAFINSTLSDNELNQRLQEIREGKYKIIYVAPERLNAYSFVNLIKDIKVSMIAIDEAHCISQWGHDFRPSYVEIPRFISSIPTRPIVAAYTATATKLIIEEIKELIGLRTPVESIIGFDRPNLFYQVVKVSDKFTYLSEYIKNNFPNDSGIIYCSTRKSVESVAEKLNKHGFSAVGYHGGMDSNTRQKNQDDFILNKLQIIVATNAFGMGIDKPDVRFVIHYNMPQNMEAYYQEAGRAGRDGEPSHCILLYSPSDIVKQKLLIQSNPISMERESILYQNLQYLVDYCHTNDCLRNSILNYFGEDIEMDNCHNCGNCLDKSEMVDITIESQKILSCIYRVEEKYGLTMIIQVLRGSRNKRLLEFGLDNVSTYGIMKEYGENSLREIIMTLVSKGYVYITADKFPVLKLTQTAGDILRGNTKVYHKKHLIEIKTLSKKQGLSTEDLLDSFDEDLFLQLKELRYNLSQERGFAPFMIFHDSTLKEMASYFPQSKEAMLTIKGVGLKKYESYGENFLSLIKDYSNDKGIDSIDIEKEEIIREDLADRYQLTYNAYLEGLSLKEMSEKRNFTISTIIEHLSKSVDKGQVVDWSRFIDDPHKEKEILAAINKVGLEKLKPIKEALPEEYTYEDIRLVIAKNELK encoded by the coding sequence GTGGATATTAATATGGCACTTAAAAGCTATTTTGGATATACGGAATTTAAAGAAGGACAGGAAAAAATAGTCAAAGCCATTTTAGATGGTAAGGATGTCCTGGGCATAATGCCTACTGGTGGAGGAAAGTCCCTTTGTTATCAACTTCCGGCTATTTTATTAGATGGAATAACTATCGTTGTTTCACCCCTTATAGCCCTTATGAAGGATCAGGTAGATTCCCTGAACGAAATAGGTATATCCGGTGCATTTATAAATAGTACTTTAAGTGATAATGAACTTAATCAACGATTACAAGAAATAAGAGAAGGTAAATATAAAATAATATATGTAGCTCCTGAAAGATTAAATGCATATTCCTTTGTAAATTTAATAAAAGATATAAAGGTTTCTATGATTGCCATAGACGAAGCTCATTGTATCAGCCAATGGGGTCATGATTTTAGACCATCCTATGTAGAAATTCCGAGATTTATTAGTTCTATACCTACTCGCCCTATAGTAGCTGCATATACTGCAACAGCCACGAAATTAATCATAGAGGAGATTAAGGAATTAATTGGTCTTAGAACACCTGTTGAATCAATTATTGGATTTGATAGGCCAAATCTATTTTATCAAGTAGTAAAAGTAAGTGATAAATTTACCTATTTAAGTGAATACATTAAGAATAACTTTCCCAATGATTCAGGAATAATTTATTGTTCTACAAGAAAATCTGTTGAATCTGTTGCAGAAAAACTAAATAAGCATGGATTCTCAGCCGTAGGATATCATGGTGGAATGGATTCAAATACTCGCCAAAAAAATCAGGATGATTTTATACTTAATAAGCTACAAATAATTGTTGCAACTAATGCCTTTGGTATGGGAATAGACAAGCCTGATGTTCGATTTGTTATACATTATAATATGCCACAAAATATGGAAGCATACTATCAAGAGGCAGGTAGAGCTGGTCGTGATGGGGAGCCTAGTCATTGCATTCTTTTATACTCACCATCAGATATTGTAAAGCAAAAACTACTGATACAAAGTAACCCTATCTCCATGGAAAGGGAAAGCATATTGTATCAAAATCTTCAATATCTAGTGGACTACTGCCATACTAATGATTGCTTGAGAAATAGTATATTAAATTATTTTGGTGAAGATATAGAGATGGATAATTGCCATAATTGTGGAAACTGTCTTGATAAATCAGAAATGGTGGATATAACTATTGAATCTCAAAAAATACTATCATGTATATATAGAGTAGAAGAAAAATATGGTCTTACTATGATTATTCAAGTATTAAGAGGATCAAGGAATAAAAGGTTACTAGAATTTGGCCTGGATAATGTCTCCACCTATGGGATTATGAAAGAGTATGGCGAGAATTCCCTAAGGGAAATCATAATGACTCTAGTATCTAAGGGCTATGTCTATATAACAGCAGATAAATTTCCAGTATTAAAATTAACCCAAACTGCTGGAGATATTTTAAGAGGAAATACCAAGGTCTATCATAAAAAACATTTGATTGAAATAAAGACTCTCTCTAAGAAACAAGGTCTATCTACAGAAGATTTGCTAGATAGCTTTGATGAAGATCTTTTCCTACAATTAAAAGAATTAAGATATAATCTATCTCAAGAAAGAGGATTTGCTCCATTTATGATATTTCATGATTCCACCTTAAAGGAAATGGCCTCCTATTTTCCTCAATCCAAAGAAGCAATGCTTACGATTAAAGGGGTAGGCTTAAAGAAGTATGAAAGCTATGGGGAAAATTTTCTCAGCTTAATCAAAGACTATTCTAATGATAAGGGAATAGATTCCATAGATATTGAAAAAGAAGAAATAATTAGAGAGGATTTAGCTGATAGATACCAACTGACCTACAATGCCTATCTAGAAGGTTTATCCTTAAAAGAAATGTCTGAAAAAAGAAATTTTACCATAAGCACTATAATCGAACATTTATCCAAATCTGTAGACAAAGGTCAAGTCGTTGATTGGTCTAGATTCATAGATGATCCCCATAAGGAAAAGGAGATATTAGCTGCTATAAATAAAGTAGGCTTAGAAAAATTAAAGCCTATAAAGGAAGCTTTACCTGAGGAATATACTTATGAGGATATAAGATTAGTTATAGCGAAGAATGAATTGAAATAA
- a CDS encoding ECF transporter S component, with protein MYTLSKESWSTKTMVKISVLGVISFILMFFEIPMPWLAPTFMKIDISDLPALIGSFAIGPMAGVIIQLLKNVLNLLIEGSTTGGVGELANFVVGAVFAYTAGFVYYKNKTIKRALIGLILGTVLMTIVITLANYFIMFPFYAKLFGMEIQALVDMGAIINKNIVDLKSMMLIAVVPFNLLKGAVLTVITMLIYKRVSPILHK; from the coding sequence ATGTACACATTAAGTAAAGAATCGTGGAGCACAAAAACCATGGTAAAAATTTCAGTTCTAGGAGTAATATCATTTATTCTTATGTTCTTTGAAATACCAATGCCTTGGCTAGCACCAACTTTTATGAAAATTGACATCTCTGATTTACCAGCTTTAATAGGATCTTTTGCTATAGGGCCTATGGCAGGAGTAATTATCCAACTTTTAAAGAATGTACTAAATCTTTTAATTGAAGGATCTACAACTGGTGGAGTAGGAGAATTGGCTAACTTTGTAGTAGGAGCAGTATTTGCTTATACAGCAGGATTTGTTTATTACAAGAATAAGACTATTAAGAGAGCATTAATAGGACTTATATTAGGAACTGTATTGATGACAATCGTCATCACACTTGCAAATTACTTTATTATGTTTCCTTTCTATGCTAAGCTATTTGGAATGGAAATACAAGCACTTGTAGATATGGGTGCAATAATAAACAAAAATATTGTAGATTTAAAATCAATGATGTTAATCGCAGTAGTACCTTTTAATTTACTAAAAGGGGCTGTGCTAACAGTTATAACAATGTTAATATATAAAAGAGTATCACCAATATTGCATAAATAA
- a CDS encoding copper amine oxidase N-terminal domain-containing protein, with the protein MIKRHNILKIISIAFILISLTTTPAHAWKVKTHVYSANLILDEIRKNNGYVEIKPYGKFRVDPDLEPLLRLYPDFYRAGSLGPDLQPDIIIGQTIFHPGVGLSTSGEFIEDLWWSANNIKDRELTENEKILYNSMQSIVHEPIVNPNDKNDPASKYLEAHNRGQARAYVLGLMAHAAGDYFGHSYINNWAGGSWPNMADGLSSAEKDIIKRHSVIENYIDSRIPSKYKSKDYNKINSPQRFLFDNTLVGGNYNLENVLDDDRRPEFVLDYVETPHLDLFFDIRDACKRRIDKINRNRNGDLWDMAVWLVSAQYAQKSYCEAWIEDIDRGLGDWIAANERAAQKMLLDGNGMEQYKEELKKWADKHLLSMLGFPDVAVSVINGLGVATDFVMEIVPDSIEAAYKEAKEDILNFMIRKSFNVDLKEWMTLLDPPLSVLQTGNLFPAGSFERLNAEMGNFNTNTNTTEQEFAAFKNTLTFMKLMLIGDEGIQELRKAAGCKGPVNDEWEWFTLTQFIKNMDYGYKWGEEEPLEGFYLSESLEDKEKVVNVIFDLESNIRKKSFSDMTKGPVEIIADKGIYPDISVKYYDAPVGGRIGLYSIDSLKIDDVMEYITIDKNNTSGTFKTFVEECKGKFHFRMYNRDNILIAASDTIEVINKDREIKFTHTPSSPLKAGEYFSFILFNGDYKKGYYGVYSENEDDPGKFVGKKEEISFLEAEYELYAPENSGRYKLRAYDNNNVLLAESSTFNVIKEEAPSVKPPTEKTDDRHMEVFDKGVIMSWPSGKGLGYRLFRSTRENDLGISVTDFYITSNSYADINIEANTTYYYTVMPVLSEANPMKGMEETLGNVIETYIVKTGNDILKSDNKDNFIVIQIDNKDMSINGISKEIDEGRDTTPVVISSRTMVPIRGIVEAMGGTVSWDNINQQITLIANGNTVNMWVGKTEITVNGVRRQMDVPLIVQNGRTYVPIRFAAENLNAEVEWINSTKSAVITY; encoded by the coding sequence ATGATAAAGCGACATAACATATTGAAAATAATCTCTATTGCATTTATTTTAATTTCATTAACCACAACTCCTGCACATGCTTGGAAAGTAAAGACTCATGTATACTCAGCAAACCTTATTTTAGACGAAATAAGGAAAAACAATGGTTATGTAGAAATAAAACCTTATGGGAAGTTTAGAGTTGATCCTGATTTGGAGCCTTTGCTTAGGCTTTACCCTGATTTTTACAGAGCAGGTTCATTGGGTCCGGATCTCCAGCCTGACATAATAATTGGGCAGACTATATTCCATCCTGGAGTTGGTCTAAGTACTTCGGGGGAGTTTATTGAAGATCTCTGGTGGTCAGCCAACAATATTAAGGATCGTGAGCTTACGGAAAATGAAAAGATACTTTATAATTCCATGCAATCCATTGTTCATGAGCCCATCGTTAATCCTAATGATAAGAATGATCCTGCAAGTAAGTATTTAGAGGCTCATAACAGGGGTCAGGCTAGGGCCTATGTACTGGGTCTTATGGCTCATGCAGCGGGTGATTATTTTGGACATAGCTATATTAATAACTGGGCTGGAGGAAGCTGGCCTAATATGGCAGATGGTCTTTCATCGGCTGAAAAGGATATTATCAAACGACACTCAGTTATTGAAAACTATATAGATAGTAGAATTCCATCTAAGTATAAATCTAAGGACTATAATAAAATAAATTCACCTCAAAGATTTTTATTTGATAATACACTTGTGGGGGGTAATTATAATTTAGAAAATGTCTTAGACGATGACAGAAGACCAGAGTTTGTTTTAGATTATGTAGAGACTCCTCATTTAGACTTGTTCTTTGATATTCGCGATGCCTGTAAGAGAAGAATAGATAAAATCAACAGAAACAGGAATGGAGATTTATGGGATATGGCAGTATGGCTAGTTTCTGCTCAATATGCTCAAAAATCTTACTGTGAAGCATGGATAGAGGATATAGACAGAGGTCTTGGGGACTGGATAGCGGCAAATGAACGAGCTGCCCAAAAAATGCTACTTGATGGAAATGGAATGGAGCAGTATAAGGAAGAATTAAAAAAGTGGGCTGATAAACATTTGCTGAGCATGCTTGGTTTTCCTGATGTTGCTGTCTCTGTTATAAATGGTTTGGGAGTAGCTACGGATTTTGTAATGGAAATAGTACCTGATTCAATAGAAGCAGCATATAAGGAAGCAAAAGAAGATATTCTTAATTTTATGATAAGAAAATCATTCAATGTTGATTTAAAGGAATGGATGACATTATTAGACCCTCCATTAAGTGTATTGCAGACAGGAAATCTCTTTCCGGCAGGGTCCTTTGAAAGATTAAATGCTGAAATGGGCAACTTTAATACAAACACCAATACAACAGAGCAGGAGTTTGCAGCTTTTAAAAATACGCTTACATTTATGAAGCTTATGTTAATCGGTGACGAAGGTATTCAAGAATTAAGAAAGGCTGCTGGTTGTAAAGGGCCTGTTAATGATGAGTGGGAGTGGTTTACACTAACTCAATTCATTAAAAATATGGACTATGGATATAAATGGGGAGAAGAAGAACCATTAGAAGGATTTTATTTATCTGAATCATTAGAGGATAAAGAAAAAGTGGTAAATGTAATTTTTGATTTGGAGTCCAATATAAGGAAAAAAAGTTTCTCTGATATGACAAAAGGGCCAGTTGAAATTATAGCGGATAAGGGAATATATCCGGACATTTCAGTTAAGTACTATGATGCGCCAGTAGGAGGAAGAATAGGCTTATATTCTATTGATAGTTTGAAAATTGATGATGTTATGGAATATATAACTATTGATAAAAACAATACCTCAGGTACTTTCAAAACATTTGTTGAGGAGTGTAAAGGCAAGTTCCATTTTAGGATGTATAACAGAGATAATATACTAATTGCAGCCAGTGATACAATTGAGGTTATAAACAAAGACAGAGAAATAAAATTTACACATACTCCTTCATCGCCATTAAAAGCAGGTGAATACTTTAGTTTTATCTTATTCAATGGGGATTATAAAAAAGGTTATTATGGAGTATATAGTGAAAATGAAGATGATCCAGGCAAATTTGTAGGCAAAAAGGAAGAAATTAGTTTTCTAGAAGCAGAATATGAACTTTATGCTCCTGAAAATTCAGGTAGATATAAATTACGGGCTTATGACAATAATAATGTACTTCTTGCAGAAAGCAGTACTTTTAATGTTATTAAAGAGGAAGCTCCTTCAGTAAAGCCCCCTACAGAAAAAACAGATGATAGACACATGGAGGTTTTTGATAAAGGTGTAATTATGTCTTGGCCAAGTGGTAAAGGCCTCGGTTATCGCCTCTTCAGATCTACAAGAGAAAATGATTTAGGTATTTCGGTTACAGATTTTTATATTACAAGCAACTCATATGCGGATATTAATATAGAAGCAAATACCACCTATTACTATACAGTTATGCCAGTGCTTTCAGAAGCAAATCCTATGAAGGGTATGGAGGAAACTTTAGGTAATGTAATAGAAACATATATCGTAAAAACGGGAAATGATATTTTAAAATCAGACAATAAAGATAATTTCATTGTTATTCAAATTGATAATAAAGATATGAGTATTAATGGCATATCAAAAGAGATAGATGAGGGGCGAGATACTACTCCTGTTGTCATTTCATCCCGAACCATGGTTCCTATACGGGGGATTGTAGAAGCTATGGGTGGTACGGTCAGCTGGGATAACATCAATCAGCAAATCACATTGATAGCAAATGGAAACACTGTTAATATGTGGGTTGGAAAGACGGAGATAACAGTAAATGGAGTAAGGCGCCAAATGGATGTGCCCCTAATTGTTCAAAATGGACGCACATATGTACCAATACGCTTTGCAGCTGAAAATCTTAATGCGGAAGTAGAATGGATTAACAGTACAAAATCGGCGGTTATAACTTATTAA